A window of Edaphobacter lichenicola contains these coding sequences:
- a CDS encoding acetyl ornithine aminotransferase family protein, whose translation MSTLTEKTPEDLKQNSAQGVTPAIRSMHYAEFGPKLKTALPGPNAKKIVADDDRLISPSYTRSYPMVAKSGRGIRVTDVDGNEFLDFAAGIAVNSTGHCHPEVVKAIQDQAAELIHMSGTDFYYQNMTTLAERLSAIAPMPGPHKFYYGNSGAEAVECAMKLARYHTGRQNIISFFGAFHGRTMGALSLTGSKPQQKRRFAPFVPGVHHIRYPYAYRGCPDGTPEEQEAFALDCARYIEDRLFKTILPPEEVAAIILEPIQGEGGYVVAPTNFLQEIRRICDRHGILLIADEVQSGAARTGKWWAIEHSGVQPDIVCIAKGIASGMPLGICMSKAEVMDWVPGSHASTFGGNPICIAAALATLDILEREGLQNAATIGEKMLDRLRPWVAKHPTVGDVRGRGLMIGVELVKDKKSRTPVGPMRDKVVDLAFERGLLILGCGETTIRLCPPLIVNEQEASIALDILEECITLAAK comes from the coding sequence ATGTCCACCCTGACTGAAAAGACCCCCGAAGACCTGAAGCAAAACTCGGCACAAGGCGTCACCCCCGCCATCCGCTCCATGCACTACGCCGAGTTCGGCCCCAAGCTCAAGACCGCCCTCCCCGGTCCCAACGCCAAAAAGATCGTCGCCGACGACGACCGCCTCATCTCCCCCAGCTACACCCGCAGCTACCCCATGGTGGCCAAGTCCGGCCGCGGAATCCGCGTCACCGACGTCGACGGCAACGAGTTCCTCGACTTCGCCGCCGGCATCGCCGTCAACTCCACCGGCCACTGTCATCCCGAAGTCGTCAAGGCCATCCAAGATCAGGCCGCCGAACTCATCCACATGTCCGGCACCGACTTCTATTACCAGAACATGACCACCCTCGCCGAGCGCCTCTCCGCCATCGCGCCCATGCCCGGTCCGCACAAGTTCTACTACGGCAACTCCGGTGCCGAAGCCGTCGAGTGCGCCATGAAGCTCGCCCGCTACCACACCGGCCGCCAGAACATCATCAGCTTCTTCGGCGCCTTCCACGGCCGCACCATGGGCGCGCTCTCGCTCACCGGCTCCAAGCCCCAGCAGAAGCGCCGCTTCGCCCCCTTCGTCCCCGGCGTCCACCACATCCGCTATCCCTATGCTTACCGCGGCTGTCCCGACGGCACGCCAGAAGAGCAGGAAGCCTTCGCCCTCGACTGCGCCCGCTACATCGAAGACCGCCTCTTCAAGACCATCCTCCCGCCCGAAGAGGTTGCCGCCATCATCCTCGAGCCCATCCAGGGCGAAGGCGGCTACGTCGTAGCCCCAACCAACTTCCTCCAGGAGATTCGCCGCATCTGCGACCGCCACGGCATCCTCCTCATCGCCGACGAGGTCCAATCCGGCGCCGCAAGAACAGGGAAGTGGTGGGCCATCGAGCACTCCGGCGTCCAACCCGACATCGTCTGCATCGCAAAGGGCATTGCCAGCGGAATGCCGCTAGGCATCTGCATGTCCAAGGCCGAAGTCATGGACTGGGTCCCCGGCTCGCACGCCAGCACCTTCGGCGGCAATCCCATCTGCATCGCCGCCGCCCTCGCCACCCTGGACATTCTCGAGCGCGAAGGCCTCCAAAACGCCGCCACCATAGGCGAAAAGATGCTCGACCGCCTCCGCCCCTGGGTCGCCAAGCATCCCACCGTAGGCGACGTTCGCGGCCGCGGCCTCATGATCGGCGTCGAGCTCGTCAAAGACAAAAAGTCCCGCACGCCAGTCGGCCCCATGCGCGACAAGGTCGTCGATCTGGCCTTCGAGCGCGGCCTCTTGATCCTCGGCTGCGGCGAAACCACCATCCGCCTCTGCCCCCCGCTCATCGTCAACGAGCAGGAGGCCAGCATAGCCCTCGACATCCTCGAGGAGTGCATCACGCTAGCAGCAAAATAA